The Hymenobacter sp. GOD-10R genome includes a window with the following:
- a CDS encoding DUF3892 domain-containing protein, whose translation MALYRITGVWKGLNNVITHYAFHTVNETFVSRATKVSKAQAIALLETRGNTATTWVWNYVQAKWKVGETVQVVNGSNGKYLRSNPDNSLTDNLEHLIDFDWIFQ comes from the coding sequence ATGGCCTTATATAGAATTACAGGAGTTTGGAAGGGCTTAAATAACGTGATTACACACTATGCCTTTCACACAGTAAATGAAACCTTTGTCTCTAGAGCAACAAAGGTTTCCAAGGCTCAAGCTATTGCATTATTAGAAACTAGAGGCAATACTGCTACTACGTGGGTATGGAATTATGTACAAGCAAAATGGAAAGTAGGCGAAACAGTGCAAGTCGTTAATGGAAGCAACGGAAAGTACTTAAGATCAAACCCTGATAATAGCTTAACAGATAATTTAGAACATCTAATTGACTTTGATTGGATTTTCCAATAA
- a CDS encoding recombinase family protein — translation MPNYVAYYRVSTARQGQSGLGLEAQQAAVHSFLVTGERIVGEYIEVESGRKSTRPQLQAAMQATNETGAVLLVAKLDRLARNLAFLTALMESRVRFKAVDMPAADEFTIHVLGAVAEKEAKAISTRTCDALAAKKARGHQLGTPANLTAEARIKGQQQRQVNARKSLANRQAAELACLYRGQQWNYRRIATQLSASGYRTRRGCHFTAAGVRRLILEVSALLAEQATKP, via the coding sequence ATGCCGAACTACGTCGCCTATTACCGTGTGAGCACCGCCCGCCAAGGCCAGAGTGGGTTAGGGCTCGAAGCTCAACAGGCCGCGGTGCACTCATTCCTCGTGACCGGTGAGCGGATTGTGGGCGAGTACATCGAAGTGGAGAGCGGACGTAAGAGTACCCGTCCGCAGTTGCAAGCGGCTATGCAAGCCACCAACGAAACGGGGGCGGTGCTCCTCGTCGCTAAGTTGGATCGCTTAGCCCGCAATTTGGCTTTTCTCACCGCTTTAATGGAAAGTCGCGTTCGTTTCAAAGCTGTGGATATGCCCGCCGCCGACGAGTTTACCATTCACGTATTGGGTGCTGTGGCAGAGAAAGAAGCCAAGGCCATCTCGACTCGAACCTGCGATGCGCTCGCCGCTAAAAAAGCCCGGGGACATCAACTCGGCACGCCGGCCAATCTCACAGCAGAGGCTCGGATTAAAGGTCAGCAGCAACGGCAGGTGAATGCTAGAAAAAGCTTAGCGAATCGGCAAGCGGCAGAGCTAGCCTGCTTATACCGGGGTCAACAGTGGAATTACCGCCGCATTGCTACCCAACTCTCGGCATCTGGATATCGCACCCGCCGTGGCTGTCACTTTACCGCTGCTGGTGTTCGCCGCCTCATCCTTGAAGTTTCGGCATTGCTTGCAGAACAGGCGACCAAGCCATAA
- a CDS encoding IS1182 family transposase — protein MQGKKQFTDQLVTHFRLSERVPTHNFYRRLDALLDLGFLYEATQGLYSHTGQPSLDPVVFFKLVLIGYLENITSDRRLLEHCAMRLDLLYFLGYELDEALPWHSTVSRTRQLYPAALFEQLFDRVFSLCVQHGLVAGDTQTVDSALVKANASLDSLCEKQPVQAVWPTLTIVGSTPKTPATPHPASIRSAPAHQLRYEAARQAKRQQEPGSLGATRPQARLLSNKTHYSPTDPEARISIKPGKARALNYLCSLVVDTAQGVISHVQANLADSRDSLHLPRIVQHLQQRLTANDLQLRDLVADTGYSNGFNYALLENSGVTPWIPVFGAYKPIVEGFTYHARVDEYRCRADKPLPFRKYRSTADGNWMKHYRAFYQDCQHCPFKASCVPYADHKQLNRSAFDAAYHRAWHRQRSRQGQHMRRVRQRTIEPVFGNLLHHYGLRRINVRGQAGAHKCMLLAAVAYNLKKLLRHQPKLQLGMARVLPLLPPAPPFMLRCRQRHRRNRTKALRNLAGSNGR, from the coding sequence ATGCAAGGCAAGAAGCAGTTCACCGATCAGCTCGTCACGCACTTCCGCCTCTCCGAGCGGGTGCCCACGCATAACTTCTACCGGCGACTCGACGCGCTCTTGGACCTGGGCTTCCTCTATGAAGCCACCCAAGGCCTGTATAGCCACACCGGGCAGCCCTCGCTCGACCCGGTCGTGTTCTTCAAGCTGGTGCTCATTGGCTACTTGGAAAACATCACCAGCGACCGCCGCCTGCTCGAGCACTGTGCGATGCGGCTGGACCTGCTCTACTTTCTGGGCTACGAGCTCGACGAAGCCCTGCCCTGGCACTCCACTGTGAGCCGCACCCGCCAACTCTACCCGGCGGCACTTTTTGAGCAACTCTTCGACCGCGTCTTTAGCCTCTGCGTGCAACACGGCTTGGTGGCCGGCGACACGCAGACCGTGGACTCCGCCCTGGTGAAAGCCAATGCCTCCCTCGACAGCCTGTGCGAAAAGCAGCCAGTACAAGCAGTGTGGCCGACCTTAACCATCGTGGGGAGCACCCCGAAAACACCGGCCACGCCACACCCGGCCTCGATTCGTTCCGCGCCAGCCCATCAACTCCGCTATGAGGCGGCGCGCCAAGCCAAGCGACAACAGGAGCCCGGTTCCTTGGGCGCTACCCGTCCCCAAGCGCGCTTGCTGAGCAACAAAACGCACTATAGCCCTACCGATCCGGAAGCCCGCATCTCCATCAAGCCCGGCAAAGCGCGCGCTTTGAACTACCTGTGCAGCCTAGTCGTGGATACCGCCCAGGGGGTCATCAGCCATGTGCAAGCGAACTTAGCGGACAGTCGCGACAGCCTGCACTTACCTCGGATTGTGCAGCACCTGCAGCAACGTCTAACGGCCAATGACTTGCAGTTGCGGGACTTGGTTGCCGATACGGGCTACTCCAATGGCTTTAACTATGCCCTGCTCGAAAATAGTGGTGTTACCCCGTGGATACCCGTGTTTGGCGCCTACAAACCGATCGTGGAGGGCTTTACTTACCACGCCCGCGTCGATGAATATCGGTGCCGAGCAGATAAGCCGCTGCCCTTTCGCAAGTACCGCTCTACCGCTGATGGCAACTGGATGAAACATTATCGAGCCTTCTATCAGGATTGCCAGCACTGTCCCTTCAAGGCGAGTTGCGTCCCCTACGCGGACCATAAGCAACTGAATCGCTCCGCTTTTGACGCGGCCTATCATCGGGCCTGGCATCGGCAGCGCAGCCGCCAAGGGCAGCACATGCGCCGTGTGCGACAACGCACCATCGAACCCGTATTCGGCAACTTGCTGCACCACTATGGCTTGCGCCGCATCAACGTACGCGGGCAAGCCGGCGCGCACAAGTGTATGCTGCTGGCGGCAGTGGCCTATAATCTGAAAAAGCTCCTGCGTCATCAACCTAAGCTGCAGTTGGGAATGGCCCGGGTACTACCCCTGCTACCACCTGCACCACCGTTCATGCTCCGCTGCAGGCAACGCCACCGGCGTAACCGCACGAAAGCGCTGCGAAACCTGGCTGGCTCGAACGGGCGGTGA
- a CDS encoding STAS-like domain-containing protein codes for MNATRIIAKDILGKSIAVMDGDGRKLSEEMTRVYHQFGAVVVSFKGISHITTAFLNAALGKFILQAGSPEEAQERASHVEFTDLANSSMETQIKRVKKLALDTELRSMHNSVLLQETCA; via the coding sequence ATGAACGCCACTCGCATCATCGCAAAAGACATTCTCGGCAAGTCAATCGCCGTGATGGACGGAGATGGGCGGAAGCTTTCTGAGGAAATGACCCGAGTTTATCATCAATTCGGAGCAGTGGTTGTTTCTTTTAAAGGCATCAGCCATATCACTACGGCTTTCTTGAACGCTGCTTTAGGAAAGTTTATACTCCAGGCCGGCTCTCCTGAAGAGGCGCAAGAGCGTGCATCTCATGTGGAGTTCACTGATCTTGCCAATAGCTCTATGGAGACTCAGATCAAACGGGTTAAGAAATTGGCTTTGGATACAGAGCTGCGTTCAATGCACAACTCTGTCCTGTTACAGGAGACCTGCGCATAA